In Clostridium sp., one DNA window encodes the following:
- a CDS encoding response regulator transcription factor translates to MSEEKILVVDDEEHICELIKFNLEKSGYKVITSTDGLDAIKKVRDERPKLILLDVMLPEMDGYDVCKEIRKDSSISSIPIIMITAKGEEFDKVLGLELGADDYITKPFSVRELVARVKALLRRTNVNDNNNYYVFGDLKINFDKHEILRSDKKVELTLKEFELLQILVKNKGRVVTRDCLLDRVWGYEYIGETRTVDVHIRHLRQKIEEDDKKPRFIETIRGIGYRFNSGE, encoded by the coding sequence ATGTCGGAAGAAAAAATTTTAGTAGTTGATGACGAGGAACACATATGTGAGTTAATCAAGTTTAATCTTGAAAAAAGTGGCTATAAGGTTATAACCTCAACTGATGGGCTGGATGCTATAAAAAAGGTCAGGGATGAAAGACCTAAACTGATATTGCTGGATGTTATGCTGCCTGAAATGGATGGTTATGATGTATGCAAGGAGATAAGAAAAGATAGTTCAATATCATCAATTCCAATTATAATGATAACTGCAAAGGGTGAGGAATTTGACAAGGTGCTTGGATTGGAACTTGGGGCGGATGATTATATTACAAAGCCATTTTCTGTAAGAGAGCTTGTGGCGAGAGTAAAGGCACTTCTGAGAAGAACAAATGTCAATGATAATAACAATTACTATGTGTTTGGGGATTTAAAGATTAATTTTGACAAGCATGAAATTTTAAGAAGTGATAAGAAGGTGGAACTTACTTTAAAGGAATTTGAACTCCTGCAAATACTTGTAAAGAACAAGGGGAGAGTTGTCACACGAGATTGTCTTCTTGACAGGGTTTGGGGATATGAGTATATAGGCGAAACTAGAACAGTTGATGTGCATATAAGGCATTTGAGACAGAAAATTGAAGAAGATGACAAGAAACCTAGATTTATTGAAACTATTCGTGGAATAGGATATAGATTTAATTCTGGAGAGTAG
- the pgeF gene encoding peptidoglycan editing factor PgeF, whose amino-acid sequence MDTISIAGYEFIKVDLDGATAVFSTAKNNLDFNKATIPGRQNIENLSKWFDLKNIGYLNQVHGDKLIVYNGKLEDADGIFTTGANTAVGVFNADCVPVLLYDRKNSVVAAVHSGWRGTLSLILKKAVQKFKTDYNSDANDIMVCIGPHIGVCCYIVGDELIDKFGNSSFYGGKNIFAGNKLDLKKCLMYQLEYEGIKDENINCLDICTDCSTDYELYSYRKNKKCGRLFSFIYLN is encoded by the coding sequence ATGGATACTATTTCAATTGCAGGATATGAGTTTATAAAAGTGGATTTAGATGGAGCAACGGCTGTATTTTCAACGGCTAAAAACAACTTGGACTTTAACAAGGCTACAATTCCGGGAAGGCAAAATATAGAAAATCTGAGCAAATGGTTTGATTTGAAAAATATAGGCTACTTGAATCAGGTCCATGGTGATAAGCTTATAGTGTATAATGGAAAATTAGAAGATGCAGATGGGATATTTACAACAGGTGCAAATACTGCAGTAGGTGTATTTAATGCAGACTGTGTTCCCGTACTTTTATATGACAGGAAGAATTCAGTTGTTGCTGCTGTGCACAGTGGATGGAGGGGAACACTCAGCCTCATACTTAAGAAAGCTGTTCAAAAGTTCAAAACAGATTATAATAGTGATGCAAATGATATTATGGTATGTATAGGTCCTCATATAGGAGTATGCTGCTATATTGTTGGAGATGAATTAATAGATAAATTCGGAAATTCAAGTTTTTATGGCGGAAAAAATATATTTGCAGGTAATAAGCTGGATTTAAAAAAATGTCTTATGTATCAGCTTGAGTATGAGGGAATTAAAGATGAAAATATAAATTGTTTAGATATATGTACGGACTGCAGCACTGATTATGAGTTGTATTCATATAGAAAGAACAAGAAGTGCGGCAGACTATTTTCATTTATTTATTTGAATTAA